In a genomic window of Zingiber officinale cultivar Zhangliang chromosome 9B, Zo_v1.1, whole genome shotgun sequence:
- the LOC122025247 gene encoding biotin carboxyl carrier protein of acetyl-CoA carboxylase 2, chloroplastic-like encodes MTGTFYRNPGPGLPPFVKPGDKVNKGQVLCIIEAMKLMNEIEADQAGTVVEILLIEDGKPVGVGQASSLCRCYPAKAVHV; translated from the exons ATGACAGGAACATTTTACAGAAACCCTGGTCCAGGATTGCCTCCTTTTGTTAAG CCTGGTGATAAAGTCAACAAGGGACAAGTCCTCTGCATTATTGAAGCTATGAAACTGATGAATGAAATTGAA GCTGATCAGGCTGGAACAGTCGTTGAGATATTATTGATTGAAGATGGCAAACCTGTGGGCGTAGGACAG GCATCCTCTTTGTGTAGATGTTATCCAGCAAAAGCAGTACATGTTTGA
- the LOC122023299 gene encoding uncharacterized protein LOC122023299, producing the protein MDFRSGWLSPAPHVFGSAAPSLQPIHTTPHPRAPPSLPINQQTKRSYPQPNPTPSFPVPPWAPHSHPPLDLLSTTLQIILLLLLLLFRSPASSSSFPYHHPPIMRLLLFLWLLALAWPAAATEVSSAYEALRSHGLPIGILPKGVRDFAMDDDGRFEARLDTPCIANFESEMRYNASVAGTISAGQIAGLTGVAAQDLFLWFPVLAIRLDNQTSGIIHFDVGVVDKRFPLSLFESPPDCSPDSSQSQPGELRYQLEDQDASI; encoded by the exons ATGGATTTCCGCAGTGGATGGCTATCACCAGCACCCCACGTGTTCGGCTCTGCTGCTCCCTCTTTGCAACCGATCCACACAACTCCTCATCCCCGGGCCCCACCATCGCTCCCCATAAACCAACAAACAAAAAGAAGCTACCCACAACCAAACCCAACTCCCTCCTTCCCCGTTCCCCCGTGGGCTCCTCATTCACACCCTCCCCTCGATCTACTCTCCACCACCCTCCAaattatcctcctcctcctcctcctcctcttcagaTCTCCGGCCTCGTCCTCCTCTTTTCCCTACCACCACCCTCCGATTATGCGCCTCTTGTTGTTCTTGTGGCTGCTCGCTCTCGCCTGGCCGGCGGCAGCGACGGAAGTCAGCAGCGCCTACGAGGCGCTGCGCTCCCACGGGCTTCCCATCGGGATCCTGCCCAAGGGCGTGCGGGACTTCGCCATGGACGATGACGGCCGCTTCGAGGCGCGTCTGGATACTCCGTGCATCGCCAACTTCGAGAGCGAGATGCGGTACAACGCTAGCGTCGCCGGCACCATCTCCGCCGGACAGATCGCGGGCCTCACCGGCGTTGCCGCCCAGGACCTCTTCCTCTGGTTCCCTGTCCTCGCCATCCGCCTCGACAACCAGACCTCCGGCATCATCCACTTCGACGTCGGCGTCGTCGACAAGCGCTTCCCCCTCTCCCTCTTCGAGTCCCCTCCCGACTGCTCCCCCGACTCCTCGCAG AGCCAACCGGGCGAGCTACGCTACCAACTCGAAGACCAAGACGCCTCCATCTGA